The genomic segment TcaggttcttggagatgtAGTACTCGGCGTCCAGCTGAGAGTGCGAGTCCTTAAGTAGGTCTTCCGGCGCCACGCAGCGGTCTATCAGCCGCGCCCCGGGCGCTCCCGTGATCACCACATATGGTACCCGTTCTCCGTACTGCGGCTCTGCGCGCGCATCCTCGAGCATTTTTTTCGTGCTGATGAGTGCTcccggtggcggcgggcccTTGTCGCTGTACGTCCCGAGCTTGACCTCTCTTGCGTAGCAGAAATCCTGCACCGAGACTTTCCCTCGCATGATCTTCTCGCACTGCTGCTGGAAGTAAGCCTTGACTTCGCTGAGATCGGCTGTTTCGAAGAGAATCCGAAGTGCCTTCTCTTCTATCTTCTGCTCCGCTGGAGTCCCATCCCGCCTGACGGTCTCGATGCCTTTGGCGTCAAACTCGGGCTTCGTCTGATCCTTGCTCTCGTACTTGTAGCCAACGTATCGCTTCTTGGCTAGGAGGACGCATGGGTGATAGACCTTTTCAAATTTCAGCTTGATCGGTCTTGGGTTCATGTCCgtgatggccttggcgatTTCGTTGCCAATGTCAAAGGCTTGGTCCTTGGTGCGGCCCTTGAGATTGACAAACAGACTATCCGTGTCACCGTAAACCACCTCGGCGCCCCACCGCTCCTGTGAGTGGATAAATGCGATGGCTCGTTCCAATGTCTCTCGGCCCGTCTGGACGATGCTGTCGGCGATCTCCGAGCATGGCATGCGTCCAGAGAAAGACGCCGAAGTGTAGCCGTACGTGACGTTCGCGAGGAGCTTCAGCGCCAGCTGTCTGTTGTTAAGCAATTTTTGAAgcgtcttgtcgtccttATCTTGCTTCATCCCGGCCTTAACCATCACTCGCGTTTCCAGTATTTCGCCTAGCATCTTGGCGAGAAGCGACTTGCGGATCTCAGGCCTGACAAACATCATGCCATTTGGTGTGATGTTGATGTAGTCTTTcagaagctcgagaagacGTTTGTGCCTCTGGTATTCGGTGAAGCCCATCTTGTTCATACCCCGCCAACTGACAATCCTACCGAGAAATGTCGAATAGCAGAGGTTGTAGGCGATCATGACACTGGGGTATAGGCTTTGGAAGTCGAGAACCAACAGGGGGCTGTTGTAAAAGTCGCTTTGGGGTTCCATAACCAGAGGAAGACACTCGAGCGCATTTTGGCCCCCAACCTGTTTCCTGCTGGGAGAGACGAGCATGAAATTTTCTGGCTTGGCAATCCTGAACATGATGGATTCAACCTTGAACTGGGATCCACGCGAGAACACGGAGAAGAAGTCCACGCCTAGCAGTCTCGCCTGCTCACTGGTTCTGGGAATGAGCTCATTAGACTCCAGGATCTGGATGTCTGTCCTTGTTCGCGCAAGATAGTAACGTAGCAGCTTGTCAAGATCCCGTTGCCTGTTGCTGTTGTACCACTCCGTCAAAGTCTGCCACGTGTAGTGCGGTATGCGACGATGGAGAACATGCCATGCAACATTCTCCATGGTGTACTGAAGCAGATTCAACTCTCCTCGCATGGCCCGCCAGATGTTGATCATGTGTCTGCCAGTCACGCGGATGGTCGAGGTCGTATTGAAACCCCAGCGGTCGTTTTCCTTGCCGATGCGACCGTGAGAGTTGCTCTTCATGCGTGAGAACTCGTCGCAAAGATCATAATCGTATTTGACGCGAGCTCTTTCGATGAGATAGCCCCAAGAGCTTCCATGGACCTCATATCCCGTTAAGATATCCGGATCGTGGCTCCTGACGACTTCTACCATCCGGACCATGAGGTCGAGCTCAGAAGCCTCTTCGACGACCTCTGCGGGTATATATCGACGCATTCTCGCAGCGAGACCTCCATCTGGCGACAAGACAACAACTCCGGCAATCATCCCTCCCGCTGTTGCTtgactgctgctggtggtgctaTCTCCTTTGATGGACCAGAATATGCACCgaacctcgtcctcgtcgggaTTGGGCACGAATTTGCCTCTCGTATTGACATGAACCTCGAGGGCCATAGTGCTCATATACTGTGCCTCATGCTTGACACCGgtcgacttcttcttcagcgaGTACTTGAAGCCGTGCTTGTTCTTTGGAGTCGGCCCGTCAACCTGGGAAAGATGGCGTCCTATCGCTCGAGGAGTACCCTCGATCTTTGCACCAGAAGTGCTGCGTTTTCGCCGCACGGGATGCTTCTCTTCCCACCAATGCCGAACTTCTTGGAAGGTTGGCGGTGGCTGTGCTATTTCCCAGCTTCGGTATGAGCAAAGCTTCCTCTGAATTTCATACAGTGAGCCtgtcttggccttgtcgattGGACCGTCTGGTTTGATACCCATGCTAGCTGCGGATGTGCCATTCGGGTCAAAGTCGGCCAGAAATGGCAGCGTGTTGCTCTCGAGGCGGAATTCTCGCCCAGCATACTCTCTTGGCCGTGCGGGAACATCTTTCTCTTCGCTAAAGTAGGCATCTTGGTATATGACATCCGGAATTTGGTGGTCCTTCAAAGTCGATGTAATATCTTTCGAAGCAGGAGGCAGTGATCCAACCAGAAACTGGCGCTTAGCAGAAAATGCCCCAAGAGCTGTCTGGACACGGTGCAATATCGTCTCCATTCCAACCAAGACTTCTGACGGTTCTGATATTTGGACTTTCTTGGTCGAAACTGGTGTCTTGGGCTGGTTGTTACTTATTTCTGTTGTAGTCAAGTTGAAAGAGAGATGCTTCTGGAAATCCTCATCGCCTTGCTGCGAAGCTCGAGGTTGGCTCAATTGGCTCAGTCGAAGCTTGGTGCCTGGATCATCTTGGCTTTTGACCACTGGAAAGGCCAGCTTCGAATTCGCCGCGGGCTTCGAGCCGGTAGTCTGTGAGAGCCCGGGAGGTTCATGGGTATACGACGGCAACATCTTAACATTATGCTTCTCGGAAACAAGCCCGATATGCAGTATGCTTTTAGACGGGACTTGGAGTGCAGGCGCCACAAGGCCAGATAGCTCCGAGTCCCCGTTCTTGGAACGTTTGGCCGGAAACATCGCTGCACCAGACGGCGATAAGCTTCGCTTTGCTGACATCGTTCGTGGGCGACTTGATGCCACTTCTCCTTTCAATTTAGATACGAGcccttcctcttcagccATAATAAGAAGATCATCCCAAGCAGGCACATTTGGCGGCTTCCCAGTTTTCAGCCTACTGGCATGGACCCCTTTGTATTGAGGCAGAGGAAGGTCGGATTCTAACTCGTTCGCAGTGTTTTTGGCAAGTGCCGTTTCCTCGTTGGA from the Colletotrichum destructivum chromosome 10, complete sequence genome contains:
- a CDS encoding Putative DNA-directed DNA polymerase, family B, exonuclease domain, ribonuclease H-like superfamily; protein product: MDLFRVRLNCIDHYQATPTHYDPQLRNDVGPGQAKKGPKVPVVRVFGSTETGQKVCAHIHGAFPYLYVEYQGSLEPEEVGAYIYRLHLSIDHALAVSYRRDQYGDNAKFVARITLVKGIPFYGFHVGYRFFLKIYMFNPIVMTRLADLLQQGVILKSKFQPYEAHLQYLLQFMTDYNLYGCGYLETSDVYFRGPVPSCEEEGNSQHLWHDRTIPHGRILDDLSLPRVSHCSVEVDICVQNIINRHLVKERRLHHEFVERVKPLPADVKLVYSMAGLWKDETRRRKLKMPNADPGSSPFPAEVLVSMSANARDSQPQGWIHEKEYKQEVGKLIEAEKDPGDQSKPNFETFVEQDRLESTVNTALQSVEDLYPANLLPALGLPSNHGPDVSNLASSIEVDEQGVLDLGGDDFDPYPADSDEEALVQMEELKPRKDGDTKGAANPDERRPSNRRKPSVNRSRTKPSNEETALAKNTANELESDLPLPQYKGVHASRLKTGKPPNVPAWDDLLIMAEEEGLVSKLKGEVASSRPRTMSAKRSLSPSGAAMFPAKRSKNGDSELSGLVAPALQVPSKSILHIGLVSEKHNVKMLPSYTHEPPGLSQTTGSKPAANSKLAFPVVKSQDDPGTKLRLSQLSQPRASQQGDEDFQKHLSFNLTTTEISNNQPKTPVSTKKVQISEPSEVLVGMETILHRVQTALGAFSAKRQFLVGSLPPASKDITSTLKDHQIPDVIYQDAYFSEEKDVPARPREYAGREFRLESNTLPFLADFDPNGTSAASMGIKPDGPIDKAKTGSLYEIQRKLCSYRSWEIAQPPPTFQEVRHWWEEKHPVRRKRSTSGAKIEGTPRAIGRHLSQVDGPTPKNKHGFKYSLKKKSTGVKHEAQYMSTMALEVHVNTRGKFVPNPDEDEVRCIFWSIKGDSTTSSSQATAGGMIAGVVVLSPDGGLAARMRRYIPAEVVEEASELDLMVRMVEVVRSHDPDILTGYEVHGSSWGYLIERARVKYDYDLCDEFSRMKSNSHGRIGKENDRWGFNTTSTIRVTGRHMINIWRAMRGELNLLQYTMENVAWHVLHRRIPHYTWQTLTEWYNSNRQRDLDKLLRYYLARTRTDIQILESNELIPRTSEQARLLGVDFFSVFSRGSQFKVESIMFRIAKPENFMLVSPSRKQVGGQNALECLPLVMEPQSDFYNSPLLVLDFQSLYPSVMIAYNLCYSTFLGRIVSWRGMNKMGFTEYQRHKRLLELLKDYINITPNGMMFVRPEIRKSLLAKMLGEILETRVMVKAGMKQDKDDKTLQKLLNNRQLALKLLANVTYGYTSASFSGRMPCSEIADSIVQTGRETLERAIAFIHSQERWGAEVVYGDTDSLFVNLKGRTKDQAFDIGNEIAKAITDMNPRPIKLKFEKVYHPCVLLAKKRYVGYKYESKDQTKPEFDAKGIETVRRDGTPAEQKIEEKALRILFETADLSEVKAYFQQQCEKIMRGKVSVQDFCYAREVKLGTYSDKGPPPPGALISTKKMLEDARAEPQYGERVPYVVITGAPGARLIDRCVAPEDLLKDSHSQLDAEYYISKNLIPPLERIFNLVGANVRQWYDEMPKVQRIRRVDQTLGGGLNKKTLESYLKSASCVSCHIKMQVEGVLCSKCQQDAPSSLYRLQTRLNREERKYMEVVKICRSCSAMPAADEVPCDSKDCPVFYSRVKQNARLKTEKSALEPVIAELVAKAERASLEW